A window of Primulina tabacum isolate GXHZ01 chromosome 4, ASM2559414v2, whole genome shotgun sequence contains these coding sequences:
- the LOC142541953 gene encoding uncharacterized protein LOC142541953 — MRHSRECYRNTSACFRCGKLGHRIADCPKNMEKGIKPNAENHKPVKNKLNARIFAITQEEADNANDVVAGIILINKMHAYVLFDCGATHSFVSKIFAKKLKLKGETLSEPLRVAKSASKMIETYRVHQNCKICIGNQIFKAKLIQLNMAEFDTILGMDWLVKNHALVVCQKESVKLQTPNHEEIICHGRSKEQM, encoded by the coding sequence ATGAGACACTCAAGAGAATGCTACAGGAACACTAGtgcttgtttcagatgtgggaAGTTAGGTCATCGGATTGCTGACTGTCCAAAGAACATGGAGAAAGGGATTAAACCAAACGCAGAAAATCACAAGCCGGTGAAGAACAAGCTCAATGCCAGGATCTTCGCCATAACACAAGAGGAAGCAGATAATGCAAACGACGTGGTAGCAGGTATTATTCTGATCAATAAAATGCATGCTTATGTgctgtttgattgtggtgctacccATTCGTTTGTATCCAAAATATTTGCTAAGAAACTGAAACTAAAAGGAGAAACTCTTAGTGAACCATTAAGAGTAGCAAAGTCTGCTAGCAAAATGATTGAAACCTATAGGGTACATCAAAATTGCAAAATTTGTATTGGTaatcaaatcttcaaggcaaaactGATTCAACTAAATATGGCTGAGTTCGACACAATCctaggaatggattggttggTTAAGAATCATGCGTTGGTGGTTTGCCAGAAGGAGAGTGTCAAACTGCAGACTCCAAACCATGAGGAGATCATATGCCATGGTAGATCTAAAGAGCAAATGTAA
- the LOC142541954 gene encoding uncharacterized protein LOC142541954, protein MPPKRKDVEGEDSSSSRVVNEFSKLFKEQAKVHGEQIQQLLRLQNPVQGRDRGLVRQDPSSEGAYDRFKRMNPPEFVGSADPLVGMEWVKAIEAIFDYLRFEDNDRVSCAVFLLTKTACIWWDATKVTVNVQTLQWNEFKELFYDKYFSTDVKTRKVKEFLELKQGNLNVNDYILKFEEGCLFVPFISSNDKDRGEYFMRGLRAEIRRDVIMSKAATYKEIVENALLAEQDEKEIEKERQLRRQSFNQKSQALSQSWKGGYKGKGKEEHRGKAHVVQFEMNRPLCPKCSKPHKGECFVGTNKCYRCAGADHIAINCTQSSGRGRVRGRIFSLTKEDVNPDTSTISGNILISGKVALTLIDTGATHSFYV, encoded by the coding sequence ATGCCACCTAAGAGGAAAGATGTAGAGGGAGAAGATAGCTCCTCATCACGAGTTGTTAATGAGTTTAGTAAATTGTTCAAGGAGCAAGCCAAAGTTCATGGAGAACAGATCCAACAGTTATTGAGATTGCAGAACCCAGTACAAGGGAGAGATAGAGGTCTTGTGAGACAGGATCCCAGTTCAGAGGGAGCGTATGACAGATTTAAAAGAATGAATCCACCTGAGTTCGTGGGAAGTGCGGACCCTCTTGTAGGTATGGAATGGGTTAAAGCTATTGAAGCAATCTTTGATTACCTGCGCTTTGAGGATAATGATCGAGTTAGTTGTGCAGTGTTTCTTCTGACCAAGACTGCATGCATTTGGTGGGACGCCACGAAGGTAACTGTCAATGTTCAAACCCTCCAATGGAATGAGTTTAAGGAGCTATTTTATGACAAATATTTCTCCACGGATGTCAAGACTAGGAAAGTTAAGGAGTTCTTGGAACTAAAGCAGGGCAACTTGAATGTGAATGATTATATATTGAAGTTCGAAGAAGGATGTCTGTTCGTTCCTTTTATTTCTTCGAATGACAAAGATCGAGGGGAATACTTCATGAGAGGCTTGAGAGCCGAGATCAGGAGGGATGTCATAATGTCTAAGGCCGCAACGTACAAAGAGATCGTGGAGAACGCTCTTTTAGCGGAACAGGACGAAAAAGAGATTGAAAAAGAAAGGCAATTGAGAAGACAGAGCTTTAATCAAAAGAGCCAAGCTTTGAGTCAAAGTTGGAAAGGGGGatacaaaggaaaaggaaaagaagaaCATCGAGGTAAAGCTCATGTGGTTCAGTTTGAGATGAATAGACCTTTATGTCCCAAATGCAGCAAGCCACACAAGGGTGAATGCTTTGTAGGAACCAACAAATGTTACAGATGTGCAGGTGCAGATCACATTGCCATCAACTGCACCCAATCTTCAGGCCGAGGACGAGTCCGAGGACGCATTTTCTCTTTGACCAAGGAGGATGTTAATCCGGATACGTCAACTATATCAGGTAATATTCTAATTTCAGGCAAAGTAGCTCTTACTTTAATTGATACTGGAGCTACGCATTCCTTTTATGTCTGA
- the LOC142541955 gene encoding uncharacterized protein LOC142541955, translating to MAPYEALYGSKCRSPLFWDEVGERKMLGPDLVQQMVDVVALIRERMKTAQSRQKSYADVRRRPLAFEVGDHVIDERAYRLALPPDLDKVHNVFHVSMLRKYVSNPIHVLRHEPLDLMPNLSYHERSVQILDRRVKVLRNKEIGIVKVLWSNHVIEEATWEPEEEMKQRYPDLFTS from the exons atggcaccctatgaagctttgtatgggaGTAAATGTCGATCACCTTTgttttgggatgaagtaggtgaAAGAAAGATGTTGGGACCAGATTTGGTTCAACAAATGGTTGATGTTGTAGCATTGATTCGAGAAAGAATGAAAACTGCTCAGTctcgacagaaaagctatgcaGATGTTCGAAGAAGGCCTTTGGCATTCGAGgtaggtgatcacgt AATTGACGAGCGAGCTTATCGATTGGCTTTGCCTCCGGACTTGGATAAAGTACAtaatgtatttcatgtttcaatGCTTCGTAAATATGTGTCGAATCCAATTCATGTACTTCGTCACGAACCACTAGACTTAATGCCAAATCTGAGTTATCATGAACGGTCGGTACAAATATTGGATCGAAGGGTTAAAGTGCTTAGAAACAAAGAAATTGGGATCGTGAAGGTATTATGGAGTAATCATGTTATCGAAGAAGCAACATGGGAACCTGAGGAAGAGATGAAGCAACGTTATCCTGACTTGTTTACGTCGTGA